GGAATCAGTCCATCAATCTGGGCAATGGCCTGACTCTACTGGTTACCGCCACTGGTTGGATTAGTGGTGAATTTCAGGGGCAGTTCTCTGATGAATCCACACCACGAACAATCGGCCATCCAGGCGACTACGTCTATCCTTGCGATTTAAGATATAACGCCTCGAAGAAACTCCTTTTTGCCAAAGCAAGTGGCCTCGCTGGTGGTATCGAGAGGGTCACAGTGGTCTTCGAATACGATGTCCAACAGAGGCGGCTGCTTCATACCTATCACGTTGCCGAGAACCTTCTCCCACCAGATCCAACGCCTATAACTCAGCGGCCTAACCCTTAGCTCAACTCGGACCCCGCCTGCATTGTCTTCCGCTCTTTCTCTTCGTCTCGCTTCCTCGGCTTCGTTCATCGCCTCAGCGCAGGCGGGGCCGGTTAGCTTCATTCGTTAGGCCTCACCAACTCTCTTCCCCTGCTGGTCCGCAGTTACCGTTCGCCCGCCGAACCAACACTGTTCGCGGTGGCCCACCCAGAAACACTAAGACTCTTGTCATCATCATCCATCCTGGTCGGTAACCTGGGTCCACGCCCAGCATTTCAAGCCTTCTGTTCACCGCGTTCTCTTCGTTCTTTCCACTTTCAAGAACGCTTGGTATCGCAACTCGGGTCGCTCGTTAACATCAGCCTCGAAATGCCTAACCATTCGTTCAAGCGGACCCAAGCGCAAGCGCCTGGTCCGCTTAACTTCTTCCGTTAGGCGCCAACCTCATGCTCCCTCAACTCGCCACCATACTAAACTCCCAAAAACCCGGCGCCGCACTGATCAACGCTATCGACAAATTGCTTTCTGAAGATCGGTATCTTTTTTCATGCGACGCAAATGAGCGCTCATTGACTCACCGTCTTGCTTGCCACATTCAATGTGAATTTACAGATTGGCACGTCGACTGCGAATACAACCGCGATATCAACTCAAGTGATGAGGTCCATTTTAGGAAAAGGCTAATCGGCTTGGCGTTGGACCCCAATTCTGATGACACCGAGGGAAAGACTGTGTTCCCCGACATCATCGTGCATAAACGAGGTAGTGCTAATAACCACCTCGTCATTGAGGTTAAAAAGTCGAATAGCTCCGTTTCACGAAATATCGATCTCGACAAACTCCAAGCCTACAAATCCGAATTAGGCTATTCGCACGCCTTGTTTCTTGTATTCAACACAGGCCAAGCCCCATCCTTGGAGCACGCCGAATGGAGGTGACATGAAAAATAGGATGAGAATCGCGATTCAAGTGGCTGGCGCGCTTCTTCTCTTGGCCTTCATTCGTCCTGCGTGGAAGACGGAAGGTTACACTTGGAATCAACGAGGGCACTTTATCTCTATGCCTGACTGTGGCACTGAGTGGTCCTTTTTGTGGGTATCCAAAGGAGTATTCGAGAATACTGGCGGCAACTATACTCATTGGACCGTGACGCGCATTGACTGGGCAAGGATGGCTCCCATTCTCGTAATTATTTTCGTCGTATCAGGTCTGGTCTTTGTTTCCATGAAAGACAAGGCGTAGGTAGAGGCGCCTAACCCTCCGCTCAAGTCGGACCCCGCCTGCATTGCCTTCCGCTCTCTTTCAACATCTTGCTATCCCGGCTCCGCTCATCGCCTCGGTGCAGGCGTGGCCGCTTAGCTGCTTTCGTTAGGCGCCAGGAGATCCATGGTCGATCTACAAAAAAACCATCCATTTGAGCCAGAGCACACCCAAGAAGTGCCTGAAGAGCTCTTTGCGGAAATAGGGTGTCGACTTGTCCTGCTCCAAGATCTAGAAATGTTCATCGCATATGTCTCAAAGGTCGTTTTTGCAGAGAATGCTCAAAAAGCGAAAGAAGCCATATTGAATGCCGACACCATGACACTCGGCCAGCTAATGGGGCTTCTGAGAAAGAACGTTGAGATAGAAGAATCATTCGACGAATGCCTAAAAAGGACTTTGGGCGCTCGAAATTTGTTCGTCCATGAGTTTTCGCATGAGTTCAATATCCATACTGAAGCCGGGGCTAAAGAGGCAATTAAATTTCTCGTGGACACCATGGATGACCTCGAAGAATCCATGCAGGTAATGAAAGCCGTCATTGTATCGTTCGGCCGTAGCAGATCCGTTGAAGACAAGGAACTTGAAGATTACTGGCGAAAGCATGGGGATTTGAGTCAGCTTGAATTAAAGTATATTCCTCGAGCATCAAAATCACTTAAAAAGAAAACGCCTTAAGTGTGCATATACCTTTCGTGCTGCTCGATCATAAATTCCCAGGTCAGCCGCCTAACCCTCAGCTCAACTCGGACCCCGCCTGCATTACCCTCCGCTCTCTCTCATCGTTCCGCTTCCTCGGCTTCGTTCATCGCCTCGGTGCAGGCGCGGCCGGTTAGCCACATTCGTTAGGCCGCAAGTTGCGGAATATTCGGACGGCTACATTCCGTAACAATCAAATGGAAAGCTTCGATGACCGCACAACATGTAACTCAGGGCAAAGCTGCTTTGCTGTTTCGGCGAGGAATCATCCTATTACTTGCCGGACTTCTGATTTTTTACCATACTTATACCCTCTTTGATTTGTATTTGGGTACAGGTACGAGTGTCCATACGAAATATGAGTATGTACAGTCGACTCTTCGCGTGGGTATCACTCTAAGCTTGCTTCTCGTCGTCTTTGGCAGCCGTCGAGCCTTGTGGGGAATGTGGACCGCGATTACCGGTTTGATTGTTACTCACTATTGGGCCCATTTTGGAAATCTGCCCGTTGATTTCACTCAGGGCAGGCACCCCCTCTCCTACTTAAAGGGATTTATTATTCCGACCATCATTACGCTGGCATTCTATTCTTCAAACCATTCCACCGATTCAAAAACGAAAGCTTAAAATCATTCAATTTGATGCGCGATCACGGCCTAACCTTTCGCTCAACTCGGACCCAACCGCACCTGCCTTTCGCTCTCCTTCGTTCTTTCCGATTTCCGTTCTCCACCCTGCGTCCGGCTGCGGTTGGTCCGGTTAGCTTCTTTCGTTAGGCGTAACCATCACTATTGCGCCTCTGGTCCGCAGTTACCGTTCGCGCCGCATTTCAGTACCGTTCGCGGTGGCCCACCCAGAAACGGCTGAGCATCTGCCATCGTCGAGGTAACCTGGGTCCACGCCCAGCAGTTCAAGCCTTCTTCCTGCCTCACTCGTTCTTTGCTCTTCAATTCTCAGAACTGTCGGCGCGGCAATTCGGATCGTTCTCGCACCCATTTCACGCCGCGCCTAACCTCTCGCTGCAGCGGACCCAGGCGCCAGCGCCTGGTCCGCTGAGCTTCATTCGTTAGGCGCCATATCCCCCCTGGGAATCCCATGGATACTGAAGCTGCTTTCGTTACCTATGTCCCTCCAGCGGCGATCCTGGTGCTTATGGTGACCTTCGCTTGGTCCCCATGGGATTTATGGCGAATCCTGGGTGCCATCATCGTCATCGTTTTCCTAGCCCTCCTTACAGTCGCCCGCCGGCAGCTAGGGAATTCCTTCTCCATAACTGCCGAAGCTCGCAATCTCGTAACGACAGGCATTTATTCGCGGCTCCGCCATCCTGTGTACGTTTTTTCTTCCGTATTAGTCCTTGGCTTAGCTCTGTACTTCAAAATGCCTTGGCTGGCAGTCATTCTAATCATCATCCTTCCCATGCAGTTCCTTCGGGCACGCCAAGAAGAGAAAATTCTGACTCAGGCATTTGGTGAGGCCTATCTCGCCTATCGAAAGACAACATGGTTCTAAAGCCTTTCCCGGCGCCTAACCTCTCGCTCAAGTCGGACCCCGCCTGCATTGCCTTTTGTTCTCTCTCAGCATTTCGCTATCCCGGCTCCGCTCGTCGCCTCGGTACAGGCGTGGCCGCTTAGCTTCATTCGTTAGGGCTCCTCAATGACAGAAGTTCCCATCGAACAACTGCAAGCCCAGACCAAGAAGCAATGTAAGCACATTCTCATATATTGGGCAGGGCTCGCGGTCTTCACGCTCGTGATGGCCATTCTTGGGTATGCCGGCGGTGAGGGCTTTCTCGTCGCATTCGTTGATTTCTTTGTATTCATTTTCGTCTTCATTTCATACTCGATTACAGCCTTGCCTCTTGTCTTCTCGAAATCGATCGAAATCCGGAATCTCGGCTTCATGCTGCTCGGTTCACTATTGATCTTTCCAATTCTGATAATGCTCGCGGTCATGGCTACCAATCTCTTTTCGCACCCGTCGCCCTAACCTCTCGCTCAAGTCGGACCCCGCCTGCATTGCCTCCCGTTCTCTCTCAACATTTCGCTATCTCGGCTCCGCTCAAAGCCTCGGTGCAGGCGTGGCCGCTTAGCTCCATTCGTTAGCCGTCCAATATGCCCAACCATCCCATCTCAGTCCTAGCTCATGCGCTAAGAGGGGCGATTGAATCCGTTCCACCAGATGAACGTCCTATCACTCTCTCCGCATTCCCTCGTGGTTCGTGTGGAGATGCGTCATTACTTCTCGGAGCTTATCTCGCAGATTCCGGAATCGATGGATTCATGTACATCTGCGGAGAGCGTGGTTCTAGAGAGCGAAACACCTGGACTTCCCATGCATGGCTGGCAAAAGGTAGCTGCGTAGTGGACATTACTGCCGATCAGTTCGAAGATTCCCCGGCGCCAATCATCATCGCTGACCCATCCCATTGGCATAGCCAGTTCACTACCGAACCACCTCAGCCCTCCGATTTACGTTCGTGGCATGGTAATGGAGTTGATTCACTCCGGGCTTTCTATATCAAACTGTGTTCAGGTTTCTTGGGCGCCAATACCCAATGACACGGCCCACGGCTAACCCTCCGCTCAACTCGGACCCCGCCTGCATTGCCTTTCGCTCTCTCTCAACTTCTCGCTTCCTCGGCTCCGTTCAGCGCCTCGGTGCAGGCGGGTCCGGTTAGCTTCATCGTTAGGCCTCGAAAAGCCACACCTCACATTGCTTTCAGGCACTTCGCATTTCCCACTCGTCTCGCAATTCTTTCGTTCTTTCAATCGTCCGCTCGGTTTCCTCGTCGTCTCGGTCCATGCCGCGGCAAACCTGGCGTCTCGGCCTAACCTTCAGCTCAACTCGGACCCCGCCGGCATTGCCTCCCGCTCTCTCTCAGCTTCTCGCTTCCTCGGCTCCGCTAAGCGCCTCGGTGCAGGCGGGTCCGGTTAGCTCCATTCGTTAGGCAGGTCTCATGAGATTGGTAATCGTGCCAGCCGTGCTTGCTACATTCAGCCCGACCGTCTGTAGTGCTCACCAAGACATGGTCATCGAAATCCGAAAAGATGGCACATTCGTTGGGCTGCCAAAAGATTTCACCCCTGCCTCAATTCAGGTCGAATTTTCAAGCTCACCAACCGATCAACCAATCAGATCACTGGCTATCACCCTAAGTGGTCACACAATTCAGATCCCGGCCATCCTTCTAAAAACAATGAACTGCCAATCTATTGATGCAGTGTTTGCATCTGCATCTTGGTATCACGATGAAAAGCTTTTGCCCTTTTACATGCAGATTGAATTCCTTGAACCAGGTTTTGATAAATTACGTCCTGATAATCCTGGAATTGTAATGCTCCTCAACCTTCGAACCGGAATGGTGATGGAAGTAAGAAGGATTGTAATCACCAAGCCTAGGGAATCATGGGAGGGGCGGCTCATCGACATTGAAAAACTTTGTTCTCCCCGTGAATTGAAGGAGTTCTATTCCCCACTACTTATCAATAAGCGGCGCAGATAGGAGCTCACACCTGCCTAACCCTCCGCTCAACTCGGACCCCGCCTGCAATGCCTTCCGCTCTCTCTCATCATCTCGCTTCCGCGGCTTCGCTCAGCGCCTCGGCGCAGGCGGGTCCGGTTAGCTTCTTTCGTTAGGCCGCTCATGAAGAGGTTGGTTGTTCCGATCCTGTTTCTTTCAGCTGGGCTGCTATCCGGGCAGTCCCAATTCGCGACAGGAACTTGGTCCTGGTCTGGGTCGTATGAATCTGGCGGGCATCTCCTCACCAAGCAGACGGGCAATCGAGTCCGTTTTCAGCTCGAAATCCAGCGAGGTGGTCCTTCTTACAATTCTGGATTCATCGAGGGTGAGTTTATTTTGAAAGGGCACAAGGGCACATTCCGAACCGACGAATTTGGCCCGTGTGAGATCGTCTTCGATTTTCGAAATGGAGAAGTCTTTCTATCTCAGCCAGAGTCGAAGCAAGCCTGTGGATTTGGGTTTGGAGTCTATGCCCAAGGCTCGTATACATGTCGTAGCCACAAGCCCCCTAAATTTTCTAAAGGCGACCCTAGAGTATCTGAGTAATGAAACTAGCCGGCCTAACCTCTCGCTCAACCCGGACCCCGCCTCCATTGCCTTCCGTTCTCTCTCAACATCTCGCTACCTCGGCTCCGCTAAGCGCCTCGGTGCAGGCGGGTCCGGTTAGCTTCTTTCGTTAGGCCTCGAAAAGCAGGCTCGTCAGAACTCCGTTCGGCTGGTCAATTCGCCTGTTCGGCCGTTCTGCTTGGGGTTTCGAGGCGGGCGTGCGTTCATGGTGGCAAGCCCCAGGTCGCTCTTTCCAATCCCCGCGTGGTTTCCCCTTCGCCTCGGTTCATGCCACGGCAGAGCTGGCGTCTCGGCCTAACCTTGCGCTCAACTCGGACCCAACCGCCCTTGTCTTCCGCTCTCCCGTCCTGGTTGGGATTCCGCTCCCCTCCCATCGTCCGGCTGCGGTTGGGCCGGTTACCTTCGTTCGTTAGGCTTCAGAGCACTCTTCGCTTGCATGGAGAAAAAATGAAAAGAAGAACAGTAATTGCAAGCCAGGTGGCTGGAATTCTTCTTATTTTGGCGTTTATACGTCCAGCTTGGAAGACAGATGGAATCACCTGGAGCGACGAGTATCGGCGAGAGGTCTATATAAATGATTGTGGAACACAATGGACCTTCCTATGGAAACCCAAAGGAAGTTACACAAATAGAAAAAATAACGAGGTTCGCTGGGAAACAACTCATATTGATTGGGAAAAAATGCTTCCTGTTTTAGTTTTGATTGCTGCAGTCGCAAGCCTCGTGCTGGTGTCTGTAAAAGATAAATATTGAACCATAAATGCGCCTAACCTTTCGCTCAACTCGGACCCCGCCTGCATTGCCTTCCGTTCTTTCTCAGCATCTCACTTCCTCGGCTCCGCTCAGCACCTCGGTGCAGGCGGGGCCGGTTACCTTCATTCGTTAGGCATCACCAAGTTTCTTCCCCTGTTGGTCCGCTGTAACCGTTCGCCCGTCGAACCAACACTGTTCAGCCTGGCCCACCCAGAAACACCAAGACCCTTGTCATCATCATCCATCTTGGTCGGCAACCTGGGTCCACGCCCAGCTTTTCTAACCTTCGGATTTGCACTTCCTGAAATCCTGTTCTTTCCCCTTTCAATACTAGGTGCCGCGTATTCGGGTCGTTCTCTTACTCAAATCGCGCCGTGCCTAACCCCTCGCTCAAGCGGACCCCGGCGCAAGCGCCTGGTCCGCTTAGCTGCTTTCGTTAGGCCTCACCAACTCTCTTCCCCTGCTGGTCCGCAGTTACCGTTCGCCCGCCGAACCAACACTGTTCGCGGTGGCCCACCCAGAAACACTAAGACTCTTGTCATCATCATCCATCCTGGTCGGTAACCTGGGTCCACGCCCAGCATTTCAAGCCTTCTGTTCACCGCGTTCTCTTCGTTCTTTCCACTTTCAAGAACGCTTGGTATCGCAACTCGGGTCGCTCGTTAACATCAGCCTCGAAATGCCTAACCATTCGTTCAAGCGGACCCAAGCGCAAGCGCCTGGTCCGCTTAACTTCTTCCGTTAGGCATTTGAGGAATCCATGAGACCAATAGTCGGATTGCTCAGTCTTGGGCTCACATTCGGGTCAATTTGCTGCAATGCACCCTCAAATTCACCCCTAGTCCCCGCTCCCGGAAATTCGGATTGGGATAAGGGGTTTCGTCGACCTATCAGCATCGAAGAGGCAGAGCGAAAGCATTCGGTCACAGATCCAAGGTTGGGGAAAGAACCTGTCGCATTCGGTTTCAATCATGCGGAGTGGTTGAAGTTCAAATCCCAGATCCAACCTACGGACATTCTTATTGAGTTCTATGCGCCGCCTCCACCTGGGGCTATCCATGGAACTGGAGGTCTTGAACTCCTTCGAAATGGTAAAATCATTGATACGCTCATTACCCTTACCTAAGGACCTGGTGGTCTTGGCACATGCCTAACCCTCAGCTCAACTCGGACCCCGCCTGCATTGCCTCCTGCCCTCTATCTGCTTCCCGCTTCCTCGGCTCCGCTCGTCGCCTCGGTGCAGGCGGGTCCGGTTAGCTTCATTCGTTAGGCCCTCTACCAAATGAACCCCTCAATCCAAATCGCCGAGTGCCCTGGTTGCCACAAGGCGATATACAAGGGGCACCGATACCCCTGGTGTGTTGAGTGCGGGGAGCGTTTTAGCAGGCGTTTCTTATCGGCGTACCCTGAGGTGTATACCTCAAAGCCCTATACAGGTCCGAGAGTCGAGGGACCAAGTGAAGCGACCTCCTCATTGTTCGTTGGGTATGGCCTACTGGTCGTTGGCTTGGGCATGCTTATTACACCTTTCTTCTGGCATCCCAACTACTCAGCAGAAGATACCTTCCTCAATATGGCCCCGTACGCTGTCATCTGCTTGGGGGCCGGGTGGAAGTACCTTCATTACAAAAAGTCAAAGCAGCGGAACAGTACGCCCTTGGCCTAACCCTCAGCTCAACTCGGACCCCGCCTGCATTGCCTCCCGTTCTCTCTCATCGTTTCGCTTCCTCGGCTCCGTTCAGCACCTCAGTGCAGGCGGGTCCGGTTAGCTTCTTTCGTTAGGCCTCACCAACTTTCTACCCCTGCTTGTCCGCAGTTACCGTTCGCCCGTCGAACCAACACCGTTCGCAGTGGCCCACCCAGAAACACTAAGACTCTTGTCATCATCATCCATCCTGGTCGGCAACCTGGGTCCACGCCCAGCTTTTAAAGCCTTTGGGTCCACAGTTTCTGAAGGTCTGTTCTTTCCCTTTCAAATCTAGGAGCCGCGAATTCGGGCGTTCTCTCTCCCTCGCATCTCGCCGTGCCTAACCTCTCGCTCAAGCGGACCCAGGCGCAAGCGCCTGGTCCGCTTAGCTTCATTCGTTAGGCGTCACCATGGAGATGCCGAATCATGTCTAACAACCATCTGGAACAACTAGTTTGTGAATGGTACGAGGTCCAGGGCTACTTCGTGCGAAGGAATGTACTGGTTGGAAAGCGAAGCGCTGGGGGCCATGAAACCGAACTTGATGTTGTCGCCTTCCACCCAGAACGAAAACATCTAGTTCATATTGAACCCTCACTCGATACAGATTCTTGGGCTCAACGAGAATCCAGATACACGAAGAAATTTTTAGCGGGGAAAAAGTACATTCCCTCTATGTTTCCGAATCTAGGAATCCCAAAGGATATAGAACAGATCGCACTTTTCCTCTACGGCAGCGGTACAACTCATCCAACCCTGGGTGGTGGGCGCCTTATGCTCGTTTCCGATCTTATGGCTGATATCATGAAATATCTACTCGATCACAGCGTCAAAAAAAATATGGTGTCAGAGCAATTCCCTCTTATTCGCACTCTTTTATACGCCTCCGAATTCCGAAAGAATATTGCTCCTATTTGGTTCCCGGCCAGTAACGCCTAACCCTCCGCTCAAGTCGGACCCCGCCTGCATTGCCTTCCGCTC
The window above is part of the Geothrix sp. genome. Proteins encoded here:
- a CDS encoding isoprenylcysteine carboxylmethyltransferase family protein, translating into MDTEAAFVTYVPPAAILVLMVTFAWSPWDLWRILGAIIVIVFLALLTVARRQLGNSFSITAEARNLVTTGIYSRLRHPVYVFSSVLVLGLALYFKMPWLAVILIIILPMQFLRARQEEKILTQAFGEAYLAYRKTTWF